A stretch of the Acyrthosiphon pisum isolate AL4f chromosome A2, pea_aphid_22Mar2018_4r6ur, whole genome shotgun sequence genome encodes the following:
- the LOC103310430 gene encoding phosphatidylinositol-glycan biosynthesis class F protein, with the protein MAKKNVRSVIKKLESSSVLINSSNPTEYKAPSAFIQTEANKDPELIPHCFSSFCYLGLFVWLLLDRNYNLLIDRNSMIIIVTCYTIEFAKFACHSYLVSRITNQIKPKTNPIFWALQFIVSTVLAVGVSYLFSILFGAPLTTKQEQTFVFSVLATALIITPTAIQLGSSILPLLLTDCFETEFDSTVEVFEKNNFRATILGGFIGAAVIPFDWETEWQRWPIPCSVGLIAGHLLANVYEIICWQFKTLKKYSVKKNKF; encoded by the coding sequence ATGGCAAAGAAAAACGTTAGAAGCgttattaaaaaattggaatCGTCCAGTGTGTTGATCAATTCATCGAATCCAACTGAATACAAAGCGCCAAGTGCTTTCATTCAAACAGAAGCGAACAAGGATCCAGAACTCATACCGCACTGCTTCAGCTCATTTTGCTATTTGGGCCTGTTCGTGTGGCTCTTGTTGGATAgaaactacaatttattaatcgatCGCAACTCAATGATCATTATTGTTACATGTTACACAATTGAATTCGCTAAATTTGCCTGCCATTCTTATCTAGTCAGTAGAATAACAAATCAAATCAAGCCAAAAACCAATCCTATATTCTGGGCACTACAGTTTATAGTTTCCACTGTGCTAGCAGTGGgtgtatcatatttattttcaattctcTTTGGCGCACCATTGACTACTAAACAAGAGCAAACTTTTGTATTTTCTGTACTCGCAACAGCACTCATAATTACACCCACTGCCATTCAATTAGGATCAAGTATATTGCCATTACTATTAACTGATTGTTTTGAAACAGAATTCGATAGCACTGttgaagtatttgaaaaaaacaattttcgagCAACAATTTTAGGAGGGTTCATTGGTGCAGCAGTAATACCATTCGATTGGGAAACTGAATGGCAACGATGGCCAATTCCATGTTCAGTTGGATTAATAGCTGGACATTTATTAGCTAATGTTTACGAAATAATATGTTGGCAgtttaaaacattgaaaaaatattctgttaaaaaaaataaattttga